Proteins co-encoded in one Streptomyces sp. NBC_01283 genomic window:
- a CDS encoding glycosyltransferase codes for MSRFLFVVPPLAPHVHPASAVAAELAGRGHEVAWAGQPAALEGLASADSPVFPCASVPPGDARPRDPRGAAGLRFLWGDFFAPLAYAMAPGVTAAVMEFGPDLLVVDQQAVAGALVAERLGVPYVTSSTVPTELPGSPIAGAVPQSDQWLTDLLDGLRLRLGDPSARYDPRFSPRLTLVFSTSELTGPQVPDRGPVCFVGPVLGSRADAPDDGFPWGWVDRDDDRALVLVSLDPADPADPVVGAHFLAQCVDGVRARSRELRAVVADPCGILGSPCGDDVLIHPAVPRFELLARADAIVCHAGHHSVTEALWHGVPLVVAPVRGDQPVVAAQVVAVGAGVRVRFGRRDAKAVGSALEAVLGRPHFAAAARRVSRSFREAGGAPTAAARLEELVAAEQENPWQGLQI; via the coding sequence ATGAGTCGCTTCCTCTTCGTGGTGCCGCCGCTCGCCCCTCACGTCCACCCGGCCTCGGCCGTCGCCGCCGAACTCGCGGGCCGGGGGCACGAGGTGGCCTGGGCCGGGCAGCCTGCCGCGCTGGAGGGCCTGGCGTCCGCCGACAGCCCCGTCTTCCCCTGCGCGAGCGTGCCGCCCGGCGACGCCCGACCCCGCGATCCGCGCGGCGCGGCAGGCCTGCGGTTCCTGTGGGGCGACTTCTTCGCGCCACTCGCGTACGCCATGGCGCCCGGAGTGACCGCCGCCGTCATGGAGTTCGGGCCCGACCTGCTCGTCGTCGACCAGCAGGCGGTCGCGGGCGCGCTCGTGGCGGAGCGGCTCGGCGTCCCCTACGTCACCTCCTCGACGGTTCCCACGGAGCTGCCGGGCAGTCCCATCGCCGGGGCCGTGCCGCAGTCCGACCAGTGGCTCACCGATCTCCTCGACGGGCTTCGGCTGCGCCTCGGTGACCCGTCCGCCCGCTACGACCCGCGCTTCTCGCCACGGCTCACGCTGGTCTTCTCCACCAGCGAACTCACCGGCCCACAGGTGCCGGACCGCGGCCCGGTGTGCTTCGTCGGACCGGTGCTCGGCTCTCGCGCCGATGCCCCCGACGACGGCTTTCCGTGGGGGTGGGTCGACCGGGACGACGACCGGGCGCTGGTCCTGGTCTCCCTCGACCCTGCCGACCCCGCCGACCCCGTAGTGGGCGCCCATTTCCTCGCCCAGTGCGTCGACGGCGTACGCGCCCGATCACGCGAACTGCGCGCGGTGGTCGCCGACCCCTGCGGCATCCTCGGATCGCCGTGCGGCGACGACGTACTGATCCACCCCGCCGTGCCCCGATTCGAGCTCCTGGCCCGCGCGGACGCCATCGTCTGCCACGCCGGGCACCACTCCGTCACCGAGGCCCTGTGGCACGGCGTCCCCCTGGTGGTCGCCCCGGTCCGCGGTGACCAGCCCGTCGTCGCCGCCCAGGTCGTTGCCGTGGGCGCGGGCGTGCGGGTGCGGTTCGGCCGGAGGGATGCCAAGGCTGTCGGATCCGCGCTGGAGGCCGTGCTCGGCCGCCCTCACTTCGCCGCGGCCGCGCGCCGCGTCAGCCGCTCCTTTCGCGAGGCGGGCGGAGCGCCGACAGCGGCCGCACGCCTCGAAGAGCTCGTCGCCGCTGAGCAGGAGAACCCATGGCAGGGACTGCAGATATAG
- a CDS encoding lytic transglycosylase domain-containing protein produces the protein MSTGNRHRKKGSCRIRRGLAGTVVAAVAMAGLTASGAPGSPLAAPRRGAAPDSVTGNDGWIPPAGPSADAYHTELPPLRSRKSAPGGGGSEDIEVRTQSGIAATVLTAYRRAEAALAATDPGCRLPWQLLAAIGKVESGQARGGRVDADGTTLSPILGPVLNGSGFARISDTDSGAYDGDTTYDRAVGPMQFIPSTWVRWGADGNDDGRADPHNIHDAALAAGRYLCAGDRDLAIKADLDRAILSYNHSAAYLRTVLAWLDFYRRGVHEVPDGRGPLPTSPGPGGKTPATRPNGGGGVVVGPQPSNPSNPSNPSDPSRPRPGDSASPGGPTHPGPRPSTPPPGTSPAPSTPGPTPGCPTPSSPSSPSDDPPPSDTPPPSPSPSPSPSPSPTGSPEPSPSSTPSNTRPPDSCAP, from the coding sequence ATGTCCACGGGCAACAGACATCGTAAGAAGGGTAGTTGCCGCATCCGTCGGGGCCTGGCCGGTACGGTCGTCGCGGCCGTCGCGATGGCCGGGCTGACCGCATCGGGCGCGCCCGGCAGCCCGCTCGCCGCGCCCCGACGCGGAGCAGCCCCGGACAGCGTCACCGGGAACGACGGGTGGATCCCCCCTGCCGGCCCCTCGGCGGACGCGTACCACACCGAACTCCCGCCCCTGCGGAGCAGGAAGAGCGCACCGGGCGGCGGCGGGAGCGAGGACATCGAGGTGCGGACCCAGTCCGGGATCGCGGCCACGGTCCTCACCGCCTATCGGCGGGCCGAGGCCGCCCTCGCCGCGACCGACCCAGGCTGCCGCCTGCCGTGGCAACTGCTCGCCGCCATCGGCAAGGTGGAGTCCGGGCAGGCCCGCGGCGGCCGGGTCGACGCGGACGGCACGACACTCAGCCCCATCCTCGGACCCGTCCTCAACGGCAGCGGATTCGCCCGGATCTCCGATACGGACAGCGGGGCGTACGACGGCGACACGACCTACGACCGGGCTGTGGGGCCGATGCAGTTCATCCCCTCCACCTGGGTCCGCTGGGGCGCCGACGGCAACGACGACGGCCGTGCCGACCCGCACAACATCCACGACGCCGCACTCGCCGCCGGCCGCTACCTGTGCGCGGGCGACCGCGACCTCGCGATCAAGGCGGACCTGGACCGGGCGATCCTCAGCTACAACCATTCGGCCGCCTATCTGCGCACGGTCCTGGCCTGGCTGGACTTCTACCGCCGTGGCGTCCACGAGGTGCCCGACGGCCGCGGCCCGCTGCCGACCAGTCCCGGGCCGGGCGGCAAGACCCCCGCGACCCGGCCGAACGGCGGAGGAGGCGTGGTCGTCGGCCCGCAGCCGTCGAACCCGTCGAACCCGTCGAACCCGTCGGATCCGTCGCGCCCACGGCCGGGCGACTCCGCGTCTCCGGGCGGCCCGACCCACCCCGGCCCACGCCCCTCCACTCCTCCTCCCGGAACAAGCCCCGCACCTTCCACCCCCGGTCCCACCCCGGGCTGCCCCACCCCGTCATCCCCGTCGTCCCCGTCAGACGACCCGCCCCCCTCCGACACCCCACCCCCTTCACCTTCGCCCTCCCCCTCACCGTCTCCCTCCCCGACGGGGTCGCCCGAGCCCTCACCGTCATCCACTCCGTCGAACACAAGGCCACCGGACTCCTGCGCACCGTGA
- a CDS encoding CU044_2847 family protein, with translation MFETDADPDGADLELAAGNGMLARTRTSFHEALEQVKPTLAMVAETLRELGPDEAEVEFGLKMGGETGVIIAKGTAEVNFAVRLTWNRP, from the coding sequence GTGTTCGAGACCGACGCCGATCCGGACGGCGCGGATCTGGAATTGGCAGCCGGGAACGGCATGCTGGCGCGCACGCGGACGTCGTTCCATGAGGCCTTGGAGCAGGTGAAGCCCACTCTGGCCATGGTCGCCGAGACACTTCGGGAGCTGGGGCCGGACGAGGCAGAGGTGGAGTTCGGCCTGAAGATGGGCGGTGAGACGGGTGTCATCATCGCCAAAGGAACGGCGGAAGTGAATTTCGCCGTACGCCTGACGTGGAATCGCCCCTGA
- a CDS encoding MMPL family transporter — protein MPTETPRTDGALAGLARFCYRRRRLVLLTWIVGVIALAFVGFGFGAASDNDFTGGDSGSAKAQVLVEKHFPEQQGDTLTLAIKAEKGIDDPAARKKIEKVVADLSDSSVTGPVTSPYEDKDLVTEDRRIARTTIPLTDQDVPKTDVKPLVDTVKDASGDGVILGLGGDKAEKAETPKQGPAESVGVLAAAVILFIAFGSLVAMGLPIVTALMAILGGIALIKLVGHLVPSPDFTVLVAALIGLGVGIDYALFIVTRYKESLQEGDEPEAATVKAITTAGHAVLFAGTTVVLALLGLVTMGQRLMTGVAIGASLTVLVTMIAAVTLLPAFLGFTGHKINSLRLPRRTSRRNQNKPAGVPSRERRTPAERWAGVVQRKPLIAAVLAGTGLLVLAAPALSMRLSLPDASVQPRDRSSYTSYEIVSEGFGPGYGAPLIFATEIDSKGADLQPVVEAVRKTEGIAYATQPRVSKDGQAATFMAFPKTGYQEEATADLVHELRDDVLSKAPDGEDVYVGGPNAGAIDFADETSSRLPFMIAIVIVMSLLLLIALVRSVTIALQAAVMNLLSIGAAYGVLVAVVQWGWLGSALGFPTEMPITTWVPMMMFPVLFGLSMDYEVFLISRVREEYERTGDTRIAVTRGLARTAKVITAAAAIMIAVFTTSLLGPDVSIKQIGLGMAVAVFIDATIIRMVLVPAVMELCGKANWWMPGGRASKTTPATRAGVEEEARV, from the coding sequence ATGCCAACCGAGACTCCCCGCACGGATGGGGCTCTGGCGGGACTGGCCCGGTTCTGTTACCGGCGTCGCCGACTGGTCCTCCTGACCTGGATCGTCGGTGTGATCGCTCTCGCGTTCGTCGGCTTCGGTTTCGGTGCCGCGTCCGACAACGACTTCACCGGTGGGGACTCCGGCTCCGCCAAGGCGCAGGTCCTGGTCGAGAAGCACTTTCCCGAACAGCAGGGCGACACGCTGACTCTGGCCATCAAGGCGGAGAAGGGAATCGACGACCCGGCCGCGCGGAAGAAGATCGAGAAGGTCGTCGCAGATCTCTCCGACTCCTCCGTCACGGGACCGGTGACCTCGCCGTACGAGGACAAGGATCTGGTGACGGAGGATCGGCGCATCGCCCGTACGACGATCCCGCTCACCGACCAGGACGTGCCGAAGACCGACGTCAAGCCCCTGGTGGACACGGTGAAGGACGCCTCGGGTGACGGGGTGATCCTTGGGCTCGGCGGGGACAAGGCCGAGAAGGCCGAAACCCCCAAGCAGGGCCCGGCCGAGAGCGTGGGTGTCCTGGCGGCAGCGGTGATCCTGTTCATCGCCTTCGGTTCGCTGGTGGCGATGGGCCTGCCGATCGTGACCGCACTGATGGCGATCCTCGGAGGCATCGCCCTCATCAAGCTCGTCGGGCACCTGGTTCCCTCGCCCGACTTCACCGTGCTCGTCGCGGCCCTGATCGGGCTCGGCGTCGGCATCGACTACGCACTGTTCATCGTGACGCGCTACAAGGAGAGCCTGCAGGAGGGGGATGAGCCCGAGGCCGCCACGGTCAAGGCCATCACGACCGCAGGTCACGCCGTGCTGTTCGCGGGCACGACCGTCGTGCTGGCGCTCCTGGGCCTGGTCACCATGGGACAGCGGCTGATGACCGGCGTGGCCATCGGCGCGTCGCTGACGGTGCTGGTCACGATGATCGCCGCCGTGACTCTGCTGCCGGCCTTCCTCGGCTTCACCGGCCACAAGATCAACTCGCTGCGCCTGCCTCGTCGCACGTCCCGCAGGAACCAGAACAAGCCCGCCGGTGTCCCCTCGCGGGAGCGCCGCACGCCGGCCGAGCGCTGGGCCGGCGTGGTGCAGCGCAAGCCCTTGATCGCCGCGGTGCTGGCGGGAACGGGTCTGCTGGTGCTGGCCGCTCCCGCGCTGTCGATGCGGTTGAGCCTGCCCGACGCCAGTGTCCAGCCCCGGGACAGGAGCAGTTACACCTCGTACGAGATCGTCTCCGAGGGATTCGGCCCCGGCTACGGCGCGCCGCTGATCTTCGCCACCGAGATCGACTCCAAGGGCGCCGATCTGCAGCCCGTCGTCGAAGCGGTGCGGAAGACCGAGGGCATCGCCTACGCCACGCAACCCCGAGTGAGCAAGGACGGGCAGGCTGCCACCTTCATGGCCTTCCCCAAGACCGGGTACCAGGAGGAGGCAACGGCGGACCTGGTGCACGAGCTCCGCGACGACGTGCTGTCCAAGGCACCCGACGGCGAAGACGTCTATGTCGGCGGTCCGAACGCCGGCGCCATCGACTTCGCCGACGAGACCAGCTCGCGCCTCCCCTTCATGATCGCGATCGTCATCGTGATGTCCCTGCTGCTGTTGATCGCGCTGGTGCGGTCGGTCACCATCGCGCTGCAGGCCGCCGTGATGAACCTGCTGTCGATCGGTGCCGCCTACGGGGTGCTGGTCGCGGTGGTGCAGTGGGGATGGCTCGGCTCCGCCCTCGGTTTCCCCACGGAGATGCCGATCACGACCTGGGTGCCGATGATGATGTTCCCGGTCCTGTTCGGGCTGTCCATGGACTATGAGGTCTTCTTGATCTCGCGGGTCCGTGAGGAGTACGAGCGCACCGGTGACACCCGGATCGCCGTGACTCGTGGCCTGGCGCGTACCGCCAAGGTCATCACGGCCGCGGCCGCCATCATGATCGCCGTCTTCACCACCTCCCTGCTCGGCCCTGACGTCTCGATCAAGCAGATCGGTCTGGGCATGGCCGTCGCGGTGTTCATCGACGCCACCATCATCCGGATGGTCCTCGTACCCGCCGTGATGGAACTGTGCGGCAAGGCCAACTGGTGGATGCCCGGGGGACGGGCGTCGAAGACGACCCCGGCCACACGAGCCGGGGTCGAGGAAGAAGCCAGGGTCTGA
- a CDS encoding LuxR C-terminal-related transcriptional regulator yields MRPTIEKQDSVAAPLRGLLAADADDGLLDFAAGASGNPRLLAELVLGLVEEGLIKEQNGTVRLTGPQVPLRVLTFVKNRLTDLSPNCQQFLKVAAMLGKSFMLEDVSRMLDQSSATLLPPLEEAMSSGFIIAAEHQFAFHSDFLFQGVIESIPVPARGALQREALGHSGKRVQAHDQQFWVTERKPEPSVRFKEEVDGTCSRAHSLIVNGNAAEGIRVAERILSGPTASAADRLDAEASVILGYSLLGKQEADEHSVRILRERGTRQGDIAALMALTTLSNARWRSGELAEGLSLGRTAVRYSEDVDPVWRLHFRLALAGKHANLREFDKAEPLINEAETGLRSLPTQVWTAAPAAMRSRMFLQAGRFGDARRQAELATAAVEGEAFPVLRPLAHSVLSAVCLYVGDLATAAEYLKRVQDELAGDEVVFHSAQYAWTELRIAVKTEGPQAAIDLLSDKYSHLPTQRSLYIEDPGAAAFLVRLALDVGDTNLLHRVLETVDGLAGDNPGISVISLGAMHAYALANSDPTALARIVAQSPDPISVALATEELAKLYAAKTPLRRGQAPSIYRASQPAGSDEAGAQQKAMCWASLSDMERRIAYLVSVGMTNRQIAGRVHLSAHTVNYHLRKVYKKLGINTRVELARGAALYSSRAAIYSMEDEGHGGSGRPGGEAF; encoded by the coding sequence ATGAGACCGACGATAGAGAAGCAAGATTCAGTAGCTGCGCCCTTGCGGGGCCTCCTCGCGGCCGATGCGGACGACGGGCTGCTCGACTTCGCCGCCGGCGCCAGCGGTAACCCTCGACTCCTCGCCGAACTCGTACTCGGACTCGTGGAAGAAGGGCTCATAAAGGAACAAAACGGCACGGTCAGGTTGACCGGACCGCAGGTTCCGCTTCGCGTGCTGACGTTCGTGAAGAATCGGCTGACCGATTTGAGTCCGAACTGTCAGCAGTTTCTGAAGGTCGCGGCGATGTTGGGAAAATCCTTCATGCTGGAGGATGTCTCCAGAATGCTGGATCAGTCTTCTGCCACCTTGCTCCCACCCCTGGAAGAGGCAATGTCCTCAGGTTTCATCATTGCCGCCGAACATCAATTTGCGTTCCACAGTGATTTTCTCTTCCAGGGGGTCATCGAGTCAATCCCGGTTCCGGCCCGTGGCGCATTGCAACGCGAGGCGCTCGGGCATTCCGGGAAGCGGGTGCAGGCCCATGATCAGCAATTCTGGGTCACCGAGCGCAAGCCCGAACCGTCCGTACGTTTCAAAGAGGAAGTCGATGGCACGTGCTCAAGGGCGCACAGTCTCATCGTGAACGGGAATGCGGCAGAAGGCATACGTGTCGCGGAGCGAATACTCTCCGGTCCGACTGCTTCGGCGGCGGACCGACTCGACGCGGAAGCGTCCGTCATTCTGGGTTACTCTCTGCTCGGCAAGCAAGAGGCCGATGAGCATTCCGTACGGATCCTGCGGGAGCGAGGGACGCGGCAAGGCGATATCGCCGCGTTGATGGCATTGACGACCCTCTCCAACGCTCGCTGGAGATCCGGGGAATTAGCCGAGGGGTTGAGCCTCGGTCGTACCGCGGTGCGGTACAGCGAAGACGTCGATCCGGTCTGGCGACTTCACTTCCGGCTCGCGCTGGCCGGAAAGCACGCGAATCTCCGGGAGTTCGACAAGGCGGAGCCGCTGATCAACGAGGCTGAAACCGGCCTGCGCAGTCTGCCCACGCAGGTCTGGACGGCCGCGCCCGCGGCCATGCGATCCCGGATGTTCCTGCAGGCCGGACGGTTCGGAGACGCCCGCCGTCAGGCGGAACTGGCGACTGCCGCAGTCGAGGGGGAGGCCTTCCCCGTACTCAGGCCCCTCGCGCACTCCGTGCTCAGCGCCGTTTGCCTGTATGTGGGGGATTTGGCCACGGCTGCCGAGTATCTCAAGCGGGTGCAGGATGAGTTGGCCGGCGACGAGGTGGTGTTCCACTCCGCGCAGTACGCGTGGACGGAGTTGCGGATCGCAGTCAAGACCGAAGGGCCCCAGGCGGCCATTGATCTGCTGTCGGACAAATACAGCCACCTTCCGACGCAGCGGAGTCTGTACATCGAGGATCCGGGCGCCGCCGCATTCCTGGTCCGGCTCGCGCTCGACGTGGGCGACACCAACCTTCTGCACCGCGTGCTGGAGACGGTGGACGGCCTCGCGGGTGATAACCCGGGCATCTCCGTCATCAGCCTCGGTGCCATGCACGCGTACGCCCTGGCGAACAGTGATCCGACCGCGCTGGCACGCATTGTCGCGCAGTCACCCGATCCCATCTCGGTCGCTCTGGCGACGGAGGAGCTCGCCAAGCTTTATGCCGCGAAGACTCCGCTCAGGAGAGGGCAGGCGCCTTCGATCTACCGGGCCTCGCAGCCCGCGGGTTCCGACGAGGCGGGCGCGCAGCAGAAGGCCATGTGCTGGGCCAGCCTCTCCGACATGGAACGGCGCATCGCGTATTTGGTGAGTGTGGGAATGACCAACCGTCAGATTGCCGGTCGGGTTCACCTGTCGGCGCATACGGTGAACTACCACCTCAGGAAGGTCTACAAGAAGCTGGGTATCAATACCCGTGTCGAACTGGCGCGCGGAGCCGCACTCTATTCGAGTCGGGCAGCCATTTATTCGATGGAGGACGAGGGGCACGGGGGATCCGGCAGGCCCGGAGGGGAAGCCTTCTGA
- a CDS encoding BREX system ATP-binding domain-containing protein, whose protein sequence is MNALVGREHALSTLGSHLDAAARGSGSCVIVEGQFGTGKTRLLKATALEGADRGLTVIAGQARGTDQPLPLQWLINLVRHVTPGAAGLGDLARPDRNPFWLMDRLGELLESAARRHPLMIVLDDTQRIDDVSGLALRGLVQSLAPSPVLWLLARRPVSTRSLAQHAIGWLADHSAVRLHLGTLDDEAVAEMCTRTLGAKPDASVLSWAARCGGNPWLVENLFNAFIDAGQVVIMDGTASVLAERLPADVHAAVGRLLGQMPAATRRLLVCGRKIGQAFTAEEASVLLEFPAAELSASVDDAVQAGLLHKDGGKLTFAHEVIGEALRQAAFQEEPAGAVVATATSATPVPAPVDDTVAPASDPRVQPVGRITAAAAMHRSPDGATGGCGCDELTARAMSTLGEPFDELPRTLAPAVRLLAAAGRSAEAGRLAAIAVRPGIKAAAETHLSLELGQGLRDAGRHDMSAELLQRTLARHDICELDRAKLKGAITGTTKRVSGLPGSVPAPWRGQPVSLAPPLTSGRDAVSHSATAPTAESFPATEPGKAAQHGCGGCGRPLWAWLLRALIAADRWEEATAVCTAVRQEAEKLGTSWPRSLWHGHHAQLLAATGRLEEARAEAEAALRPTDRTAPEESVPARIVLARISMLRGDLATASEQLRTAERLVTEESAPDKVALDWVLAQFHAASGRPEMTVQTLINVEGQVTPGPLLFAEAPTAAATLVRLAKQVGLAAEAEQTADFARRIAERNPTVQSLAGGAEHAEGTLRGDPAALHRAVELYRLAGRPLAAAGAFEDMAQVEQSLRDRPRAVRLLESAKELYLDCGAQRDVARVQKKLRHLGVLNVRGLGADLPKSGWASLTSAELRVVRAIVDGRTNREAATALFLSPHTVDSHLRRVFSKLDIKSRVELTKHFIANESHSPVLSASQQHGSAG, encoded by the coding sequence ACGGCCCTGGAAGGGGCCGACCGGGGCCTCACCGTGATCGCCGGGCAGGCCAGGGGGACCGATCAACCGCTCCCTCTGCAGTGGCTGATCAACCTCGTTCGGCATGTGACGCCCGGTGCGGCCGGCTTGGGTGATCTGGCCCGCCCGGACAGGAACCCCTTCTGGCTCATGGATCGCCTGGGCGAACTGCTCGAGAGCGCGGCGCGCAGGCACCCCCTCATGATCGTCCTGGACGACACCCAGCGGATCGACGACGTCAGCGGCCTCGCGCTCCGGGGACTCGTGCAGTCCCTCGCCCCCTCGCCCGTGCTGTGGCTGCTCGCCCGCAGACCGGTTTCCACCCGGTCCCTCGCCCAGCACGCCATCGGCTGGCTCGCCGATCACTCCGCCGTGCGGCTGCACCTGGGGACGCTGGACGACGAGGCCGTGGCCGAGATGTGCACGAGGACCCTCGGAGCCAAACCCGATGCGTCCGTGCTCAGTTGGGCCGCTCGCTGCGGAGGCAATCCCTGGCTGGTGGAAAACCTGTTCAACGCGTTCATCGACGCGGGGCAGGTGGTCATCATGGACGGCACCGCGTCGGTGCTGGCCGAGCGCCTGCCCGCGGACGTCCATGCCGCTGTCGGACGTCTGCTGGGTCAGATGCCGGCCGCGACGCGGCGTCTGCTCGTGTGCGGCAGGAAGATCGGTCAGGCCTTCACCGCCGAAGAGGCGTCGGTCCTGCTCGAGTTCCCGGCCGCCGAATTGTCCGCGAGCGTCGACGATGCGGTGCAGGCGGGCCTGCTGCACAAGGACGGCGGGAAGCTGACGTTCGCCCATGAGGTGATCGGAGAAGCACTGCGGCAGGCCGCGTTCCAGGAGGAACCCGCCGGGGCCGTGGTGGCCACCGCGACCTCGGCCACGCCGGTTCCCGCGCCCGTCGACGACACTGTGGCGCCCGCCAGTGATCCTCGGGTACAGCCCGTCGGCCGCATCACCGCTGCCGCGGCGATGCACCGGTCCCCGGACGGCGCGACGGGCGGATGCGGCTGCGACGAGCTGACGGCTCGCGCCATGTCGACGCTGGGAGAGCCGTTCGACGAGCTGCCTCGAACGCTGGCACCTGCTGTACGTCTCCTTGCCGCAGCGGGACGGAGCGCCGAAGCAGGACGCCTCGCGGCCATCGCCGTACGCCCCGGCATCAAGGCGGCGGCCGAAACCCACCTGTCGCTCGAACTGGGGCAAGGGCTGCGGGACGCGGGACGCCACGACATGTCGGCCGAGTTGCTGCAGCGCACGCTCGCGCGTCACGACATCTGTGAGCTGGACCGCGCCAAGTTGAAGGGCGCCATCACGGGCACCACGAAGCGCGTGAGCGGTCTCCCCGGCTCGGTCCCGGCGCCGTGGCGCGGGCAGCCGGTGAGCCTCGCACCGCCGCTCACCTCCGGCCGGGACGCGGTGTCGCACAGCGCCACTGCCCCGACCGCCGAGTCCTTCCCGGCTACGGAGCCGGGCAAGGCGGCCCAGCACGGCTGCGGCGGATGCGGACGCCCGCTGTGGGCGTGGCTGCTCAGGGCCCTCATCGCCGCCGACCGGTGGGAGGAGGCGACAGCCGTCTGCACCGCCGTCAGGCAGGAGGCGGAGAAGCTCGGTACGTCATGGCCGCGGTCGCTGTGGCACGGCCACCACGCCCAGCTCCTCGCGGCGACGGGACGGCTGGAGGAAGCGCGGGCCGAGGCCGAGGCCGCGCTTCGCCCGACGGACCGGACGGCACCGGAAGAGTCCGTACCGGCACGCATCGTGCTGGCGCGCATCAGCATGCTTCGTGGCGATCTCGCCACTGCCAGCGAGCAGTTGAGGACGGCCGAACGGCTGGTGACCGAGGAGTCGGCACCCGACAAGGTCGCCCTGGACTGGGTACTCGCGCAGTTCCATGCGGCCAGCGGGCGGCCGGAGATGACGGTCCAGACGCTGATCAACGTCGAGGGGCAGGTCACGCCGGGCCCGCTGCTCTTCGCCGAGGCTCCGACGGCCGCGGCGACGCTCGTACGCCTGGCCAAGCAGGTGGGGCTCGCTGCGGAGGCCGAGCAGACGGCTGACTTCGCCCGGCGTATCGCCGAGCGCAACCCGACCGTGCAGTCGCTGGCGGGAGGCGCCGAACACGCGGAGGGAACACTGCGCGGCGACCCAGCCGCTCTGCACCGGGCGGTGGAGCTCTACCGGCTCGCCGGACGCCCTCTCGCGGCGGCCGGCGCATTCGAGGACATGGCACAGGTGGAGCAGAGCCTGCGGGACCGGCCACGGGCGGTTCGGCTCCTGGAGTCCGCCAAGGAGCTCTATCTGGACTGCGGTGCGCAGCGGGACGTGGCCCGGGTGCAGAAGAAGCTGCGTCATCTCGGCGTGCTCAACGTGCGCGGCCTGGGCGCCGACCTGCCCAAGTCCGGCTGGGCGAGCCTTACGAGCGCGGAGCTCCGCGTCGTACGGGCGATCGTCGACGGCAGGACCAACAGGGAGGCGGCGACCGCCCTCTTCCTGTCACCCCACACCGTCGACAGCCACCTGCGGCGCGTGTTCTCGAAGCTCGACATCAAGAGCCGCGTCGAACTGACCAAGCACTTCATCGCGAACGAGTCCCACTCACCCGTGCTGTCCGCTTCGCAGCAGCACGGCTCGGCGGGCTGA